Below is a genomic region from Mesorhizobium sp..
CCGAGGCGGTTATCTCGGCGCTAGAGAACGAGCTGGAGCGGAGGGCGGGGGTTCCTCTGGCAAGCCAGTTCGAGGAACTCGCGCAAAAGCTCCGAGAGATGTCGCCCGGCCCAGGTCGAGTGATGACGAAGGATGAGATCGATCAGATGTGGGGTCACGATTGATCTTCATCGATACGTCGGTCGTTATCGCAATTCTGGTTTCGGAAGACGACGCCGTCGAATTATCGGAGGCGATGGAAGCCGCGCAATATCGGGCGACGTCGGCCTTGGTTATCCTCGAAGCAGCGATGCGGCTCTCGACCCTGCTTTCGCTCCAACCGGCCCAGGTTAGCGTTATCATTGACGCGTTTCTGGACCGAGGGCAGATCGAAATCGTTCCGATCGAAGCTGCGGACCGAAGTTTCGCGGTTGAGGCCTTTGCACGCTACGGCAAAGGACAACGTCACCCTGCGCGCTTGAATCTCGCCGATTGCCTATCCTACGCCTGCGCAAAGAGGCGCGGACTGACGCTGCTCTACAAGGGCGGCGATTTCGCGCTGACCGATCTCGCCTGAACCACGGCCTGTCGCCTCACCCTTCGCCGAGCACCATCGGCAGAAGGTGCTCGGCCCAGGCCGCGTAGCCGGCGACGGAGGCGTGGAAGCCATCGGTGGAGAATCCGGTCGCGGGTTCGAGGATCGGCAGGCGAGCGGCGGGAACCGCGCCGCGCTCGAAGCACAGCGCCTCGCCCTTGGCGTTGATCGCGCCGGCGCGGATTTCGAGGATGCGGCCGAGCAGGGCGGGGAGCGCGGGAACCAGCCTCATGTCGACCACCGGCGACCAGACCACGCGGGCCTCGGGCCATTTGGCGCGCAGCGCGTAGAGCAGGCCGC
It encodes:
- a CDS encoding type II toxin-antitoxin system VapB family antitoxin, with product MNLQIRDKRAHELARRLAERDKTTMTEAVISALENELERRAGVPLASQFEELAQKLREMSPGPGRVMTKDEIDQMWGHD
- a CDS encoding type II toxin-antitoxin system VapC family toxin gives rise to the protein MIFIDTSVVIAILVSEDDAVELSEAMEAAQYRATSALVILEAAMRLSTLLSLQPAQVSVIIDAFLDRGQIEIVPIEAADRSFAVEAFARYGKGQRHPARLNLADCLSYACAKRRGLTLLYKGGDFALTDLA